The proteins below are encoded in one region of Pseudomonas sp. SCB32:
- a CDS encoding SDR family NAD(P)-dependent oxidoreductase — MISFSGKTVLVTGGGAGIGRACAEAFGAAGARVAVAEIDAARAQDVRHALEVAGVDALVGIVDVTRRDQVEAFARTVDARFGGLDVLVNNVGDFLQIAKPFDDYTDDDIARLFDVNLRQVFIVTQAMLPLLRKRGAGSSIVGVSSIEGFRAIPNCAVYASFKAALTGFTKSLALELGPVGIRVNQIAPETTETPQVPVSLMVAAEHQEHIPRWIPLGRFGEAGDIAGAALYLASPLAAWVTGTTLHVDGGALAAAGWYRDPKGFWTNIPVVTGNGFNF, encoded by the coding sequence ATGATTTCATTCTCCGGCAAGACTGTACTGGTCACTGGCGGCGGTGCGGGTATCGGCCGGGCCTGTGCTGAAGCGTTCGGCGCCGCGGGCGCGCGGGTCGCCGTGGCCGAGATCGACGCGGCCCGCGCGCAGGACGTGCGGCACGCGCTCGAGGTGGCGGGCGTCGACGCGCTCGTCGGCATCGTGGACGTCACGCGCCGTGACCAGGTCGAAGCGTTCGCGCGGACGGTCGACGCGCGTTTCGGCGGGCTCGACGTGCTCGTCAACAACGTTGGCGATTTCCTGCAGATCGCGAAGCCGTTCGACGACTACACCGATGACGACATCGCTCGGCTGTTCGACGTGAACCTGCGCCAGGTGTTCATCGTCACGCAGGCGATGCTGCCGTTGCTGCGCAAGCGCGGCGCGGGCAGCAGCATCGTCGGCGTGTCCTCGATCGAAGGGTTCCGCGCGATTCCGAACTGCGCCGTGTATGCGTCGTTCAAGGCTGCGCTGACCGGTTTCACCAAAAGCCTCGCGCTCGAACTCGGGCCGGTCGGCATCCGCGTGAACCAGATCGCGCCGGAAACCACCGAGACGCCGCAGGTACCCGTCAGCCTGATGGTCGCGGCCGAGCACCAGGAGCACATCCCGCGTTGGATTCCCCTCGGACGCTTCGGCGAGGCCGGCGACATCGCGGGCGCCGCGCTGTACCTCGCGAGCCCGCTCGCCGCGTGGGTCACCGGTACGACGCTGCACGTCGACGGCGGCGCGCTCGCGGCGGCCGGCTGGTACCGCGACCCGAAGGGCTTCTGGACCAACATTCCCGTCGTCACGGGCAACGGCTTCAACTTCTGA
- a CDS encoding NAD(P)-dependent oxidoreductase — protein MKILIVGGTGLIGGHAALYLHAQGNQVTLAARKLPVADSALAQFDVLLRDYVADNFTREDLVPFDAVVFAAGNDIRHLPAGTDEAAHWERANVDAVPRFFALAREAGVKRAVLVGSFYPQVAPELIESVPYVRSRHLADERVRALATPTFEVCSVNAPFVVGSVPGLRSEMFAAYTGYAEGKLVGLPVFGPAGGSNFISTQSLSEAIGGALLRGESGKAYLVGDENLSFADYFAAFFRAAGHPQDVPSLDQEHPLLPDMAIYTGRGNVVSYEPNASELALLGYRRGDVQRAVDEVVAHCRAQ, from the coding sequence ATGAAGATCCTCATCGTCGGCGGTACCGGTCTCATCGGCGGCCATGCCGCGCTGTACCTGCACGCGCAGGGCAACCAGGTCACGCTCGCCGCGCGCAAGCTGCCCGTGGCCGACAGCGCGCTCGCGCAGTTCGACGTGCTGCTGCGCGACTACGTGGCCGATAACTTCACCCGCGAGGATCTCGTGCCGTTCGACGCGGTCGTGTTCGCGGCCGGCAACGACATCCGCCACCTGCCGGCCGGCACCGACGAAGCCGCGCACTGGGAGCGCGCGAACGTCGACGCGGTGCCGCGCTTCTTCGCGCTGGCGCGGGAAGCGGGCGTGAAGCGCGCCGTACTGGTCGGCAGCTTCTATCCGCAGGTCGCACCGGAGCTGATCGAGTCGGTGCCGTATGTGCGCTCGCGCCATCTGGCCGACGAACGCGTGCGTGCCCTGGCGACTCCGACGTTCGAGGTGTGCAGCGTCAATGCACCGTTCGTGGTCGGGTCGGTGCCGGGGCTGCGCAGCGAGATGTTCGCCGCGTACACCGGCTATGCCGAAGGCAAGCTTGTGGGGCTGCCCGTGTTCGGGCCCGCCGGCGGCAGCAACTTCATCTCGACGCAATCGCTGTCGGAAGCGATTGGGGGCGCGCTGCTTCGTGGTGAATCCGGCAAGGCGTATCTCGTCGGCGACGAGAACCTCAGCTTCGCCGATTATTTCGCCGCGTTCTTCCGCGCGGCCGGCCATCCGCAGGATGTGCCGTCGTTGGACCAGGAACATCCGCTGTTGCCAGACATGGCGATCTACACGGGGCGCGGCAACGTCGTGTCCTACGAGCCCAATGCCTCGGAACTTGCGCTACTGGGCTACCGGCGCGGCGACGTGCAGCGCGCGGTCGACGAAGTCGTCGCGCATTGCCGCGCGCAGTAG